A single Sporosarcina sp. FSL W8-0480 DNA region contains:
- the codY gene encoding GTP-sensing pleiotropic transcriptional regulator CodY — protein sequence MALLTKTRKINAMLQESAGKSVNFKEMAEKLSSVIECNAFIVSRKGKLLGLEIHQQIENERLKQMFVDRKFPEEYTNKLFEVNETSSNIDVYSDYTVFPEEERELFKDGLTTIVPIIGGGERLGTLVLARLAQEFTEDDLILAEYGATVVGMEILRERAEEIEIEARSKAVVQMAINSLSYSEHEAIEHIFNELNGHEGLLVASKIADRVGITRSVIVNALRKLESAGVIESRSLGMKGTYIKVLNSKFLEELENQKN from the coding sequence ATGGCTTTACTAACTAAAACAAGAAAAATCAATGCAATGTTACAAGAATCGGCAGGAAAATCAGTTAACTTTAAGGAAATGGCGGAAAAGTTAAGTTCAGTTATTGAATGTAATGCTTTCATCGTCAGCCGTAAAGGTAAACTACTTGGATTAGAAATTCACCAACAAATCGAAAATGAGCGCTTGAAACAAATGTTTGTAGATCGTAAATTCCCAGAGGAATATACAAACAAACTTTTCGAAGTGAACGAGACATCTTCCAATATTGACGTTTACAGTGATTACACAGTGTTTCCTGAAGAAGAACGTGAACTCTTCAAGGATGGCTTAACTACTATTGTTCCAATTATTGGTGGTGGAGAACGTCTTGGTACACTTGTACTTGCTCGTTTAGCACAAGAATTCACAGAAGATGATCTTATTCTTGCTGAATACGGTGCTACAGTTGTCGGTATGGAAATTCTTCGTGAAAGAGCAGAAGAAATCGAAATCGAAGCACGTAGTAAAGCTGTCGTTCAAATGGCGATCAACTCGCTTTCATATAGTGAACACGAAGCAATTGAACATATTTTCAATGAGCTTAACGGTCACGAGGGGCTACTTGTCGCTTCGAAAATTGCTGACAGAGTAGGAATCACACGTTCAGTTATCGTCAATGCTCTACGTAAACTTGAAAGTGCTGGTGTAATTGAATCACGTTCCCTTGGTATGAAAGGAACATACATCAAGGTTCTTAACAGCAAGTTCCTTGAAGAACTTGAAAACCAAAAGAATTAA
- the xerC gene encoding tyrosine recombinase XerC — protein sequence MQQNDLSTILDEYIAYIRLEKNYSSLTVSEYSNDIREFFSFLGQEGIVELDKVEYPEARLYVTRLYDRGLSRMTISRKISSIRSFYKFGNARFGIKDSAFRLLNHPKKEQRLPAFFYEEELETLFTTCKGEDPKSLRNLALLELLYATGIRVSELTFIRLSDIDNSLGIIKVMGKGRKERYVPYGSFAQSALESYLEKSRPMLMKRQNHQSLFVNLRGDPITDSGVRHVLNKMMEEAAIHGKIHPHMIRHSFATHLLSNGADIRTVQELLGHSHLSSTQVYTHITKEHLRKVYMKTHPRA from the coding sequence ATGCAGCAAAATGATCTGTCTACTATTCTTGACGAGTATATAGCTTATATTCGCCTGGAAAAGAACTATTCGTCGCTGACCGTTTCGGAATACAGCAATGATATTCGGGAATTTTTTTCGTTTTTAGGTCAAGAAGGAATTGTGGAATTAGACAAAGTCGAGTATCCCGAAGCAAGATTATACGTCACAAGACTTTACGATCGCGGTTTATCGAGAATGACAATATCCAGGAAGATTTCGTCGATACGATCCTTTTATAAATTTGGTAATGCTCGATTCGGGATAAAAGATAGTGCATTCCGTTTGTTAAACCACCCAAAGAAGGAACAGCGGCTTCCGGCTTTTTTTTATGAAGAGGAATTGGAAACACTGTTCACAACTTGTAAAGGGGAAGATCCGAAATCACTTCGCAATCTCGCCCTCCTTGAATTGCTCTATGCCACAGGCATACGGGTAAGTGAATTGACATTCATCAGACTATCAGATATTGATAATTCACTTGGGATTATTAAGGTGATGGGTAAAGGAAGAAAGGAACGTTATGTACCTTATGGAAGCTTTGCCCAGTCCGCTTTGGAATCCTATCTTGAAAAAAGTCGTCCTATGTTGATGAAGAGACAAAACCATCAATCTTTGTTTGTCAATTTACGTGGTGATCCGATTACTGATAGTGGCGTTCGTCATGTCTTAAACAAAATGATGGAGGAAGCTGCAATTCATGGTAAGATTCATCCGCATATGATCCGCCATTCATTTGCGACTCATTTACTTTCAAATGGGGCGGATATACGGACAGTTCAGGAGCTTTTAGGTCATAGTCATTTATCTTCGACACAAGTGTATACGCATATTACAAAAGAGCACTTGCGGAAAGTATATATGAAGACACATCCGCGAGCGTAG
- the fliF gene encoding flagellar basal-body MS-ring/collar protein FliF codes for MKERLTKIGADLKQFWLSRTKQQKTTYIGFAVVIVAVAAVLTIFLSKTDFVPLYKDVSRAEIGRIKEELDAQGVPNQIALGGTSILVPKSRVDELLVTLAAEGYPNSGTIDYSFFSQNAGFGTTDNEFNMIKLATMQTELANLIKGIRGVKDAKVMITLPTPSVFMNESVQNATAAIRLDTEPGHQFTESQINALYNLVSKSLPNLSTDDIVIMNQYSEYFDLKSTQSSGSSIVNQMELKKDIERDLQRKVQMMLGTLVGQDKVIVSVTTDIDFKQENRQENLVDRVDEDLDSLAISVQRITETFSGNGANAGGLLEGEDPTDNGTSFGEVGTSNGDYDRLEETINNEVNRIRKDIVESPYKIRDIGIQVMVEPPDVNDVDSLSDAVRTDIRSILETIISTSIDKSYLPADVPNNFWESKIAISTQIFNGKVGSSTPIEQTSIPWWIYGIGAILLIVIVVLGVVYFRKRNRTSESEETIIQDMGPKAVDSKTVPETEASLRKKSLEKMAKDKPEEFAKLLRSWLTDD; via the coding sequence ATGAAAGAAAGATTGACTAAAATTGGAGCTGATTTAAAACAGTTCTGGTTAAGTCGCACTAAACAACAAAAAACTACATATATCGGATTTGCTGTGGTGATTGTTGCAGTTGCCGCAGTCTTGACAATCTTCTTGTCGAAGACTGACTTTGTTCCGCTCTATAAAGATGTATCCCGTGCGGAAATTGGACGCATTAAGGAAGAGTTGGATGCTCAGGGTGTACCAAACCAAATCGCCTTGGGGGGTACTTCAATTCTTGTGCCTAAAAGCCGTGTTGACGAATTACTTGTGACATTGGCAGCGGAAGGCTATCCGAATTCAGGAACAATCGATTATTCATTTTTCTCCCAAAACGCCGGCTTTGGAACGACTGATAATGAATTCAATATGATTAAACTGGCAACGATGCAAACAGAACTGGCTAATTTGATAAAAGGAATCCGTGGTGTTAAGGATGCAAAAGTGATGATTACTTTGCCGACACCAAGTGTTTTTATGAACGAATCCGTTCAAAATGCCACTGCTGCGATTCGGTTGGACACTGAACCTGGACATCAATTTACAGAGTCACAAATAAATGCACTTTATAACTTAGTTTCAAAAAGCTTACCGAACTTATCAACAGATGACATAGTAATTATGAATCAGTATTCCGAATACTTCGATCTGAAATCTACTCAATCATCAGGTTCATCTATTGTTAATCAGATGGAATTGAAGAAAGATATAGAGCGAGATTTGCAGCGGAAAGTGCAAATGATGCTTGGTACTTTAGTAGGTCAAGATAAGGTCATCGTTTCGGTTACAACCGATATCGATTTTAAACAGGAAAACAGACAAGAAAACCTTGTTGATCGTGTCGATGAGGATCTCGATAGTTTAGCGATCAGTGTTCAAAGAATAACTGAAACATTCTCTGGAAATGGTGCCAACGCTGGAGGCCTTTTAGAGGGAGAAGACCCTACGGATAACGGAACAAGCTTTGGTGAAGTAGGTACATCTAACGGAGACTATGACCGTTTGGAAGAAACAATCAATAACGAAGTAAATAGAATTCGAAAAGATATTGTGGAAAGCCCCTATAAAATTCGGGATATAGGAATACAAGTAATGGTGGAGCCGCCTGATGTGAATGACGTAGATTCATTATCAGATGCAGTACGTACTGATATCAGATCGATTTTAGAAACTATTATTAGTACATCAATTGACAAAAGCTACTTGCCAGCAGATGTACCAAATAATTTTTGGGAAAGTAAAATTGCGATATCTACCCAAATTTTTAACGGTAAAGTAGGTTCTTCAACACCAATCGAGCAGACCTCTATACCGTGGTGGATTTATGGAATTGGTGCCATATTACTTATAGTCATCGTCGTTCTTGGCGTTGTTTACTTCCGCAAACGTAATCGCACGAGTGAAAGTGAAGAAACAATCATCCAAGACATGGGGCCAAAAGCTGTAGATTCTAAAACAGTCCCTGAAACAGAAGCTTCATTACGAAAAAAATCACTTGAAAAAATGGCGAAAGATAAGCCGGAGGAGTTTGCAAAGTTATTAAGGTCATGGCTTACTGATGATTGA
- the flgB gene encoding flagellar basal body rod protein FlgB, whose protein sequence is MNIYGSTISLLERGLNFSSAKGKAISQNIANVDTPNYKAQSVSFKELIQESSASPIKAYRTNDLHIDFSSRAVQKGGFNSSDFRYRHNGNGVDMEKEQANLAANQIYYNALVDRLNGKFNTLQNVIKGGR, encoded by the coding sequence TTGAATATTTATGGTTCCACTATCTCACTTTTGGAACGCGGATTGAATTTTTCATCCGCTAAAGGTAAAGCGATTTCGCAAAACATAGCAAATGTCGACACACCAAACTATAAAGCGCAGAGTGTTAGTTTCAAAGAACTTATACAAGAATCCAGTGCAAGTCCTATAAAAGCATATCGGACGAATGACTTACATATTGATTTCAGTTCAAGAGCTGTTCAAAAGGGCGGATTCAATAGTTCGGATTTCCGCTATAGGCATAATGGCAATGGAGTCGATATGGAAAAAGAACAAGCAAATCTTGCCGCAAACCAGATTTACTATAATGCACTCGTCGATCGATTAAATGGGAAGTTTAATACGCTTCAAAACGTAATTAAGGGAGGCCGTTAA
- the fliH gene encoding flagellar assembly protein FliH, whose amino-acid sequence MSNIYRAAKTISQEGNVKEITIRTLNRTSSDEEEVFTQESIMMERDRLIQEAKMRIETEKSQLEQMRQTAIDDIAAMQSAWEQEKVRLQQQAYEEGFQQGYEEGRNKSLSDMKESVKVANEVTVKSHVNALKYIEDQEKIILEIAIKTAERILGTKLENDEEQFLTIVKKGLKEVREMKEVKLYVSIDHYDFISSNRDELVSIFPPEVPFLIFANDDFDVNDCIIETNQGRVVVSVDEQLNMLKEQLFDLMESGD is encoded by the coding sequence TTGTCTAATATTTATCGTGCTGCAAAGACGATTTCTCAAGAAGGAAATGTAAAAGAAATTACAATAAGGACTTTGAATAGAACATCGTCTGATGAAGAAGAAGTATTCACACAAGAATCCATTATGATGGAACGAGATCGGCTCATCCAAGAAGCAAAGATGCGAATTGAAACTGAAAAATCCCAGTTGGAACAGATGAGACAAACAGCTATTGATGATATTGCCGCGATGCAATCTGCGTGGGAGCAGGAAAAGGTGAGATTGCAACAGCAGGCATATGAAGAAGGCTTTCAGCAAGGATATGAAGAGGGTAGAAATAAATCCTTGTCCGATATGAAAGAATCAGTGAAAGTTGCGAATGAAGTTACTGTTAAATCGCATGTAAATGCATTGAAGTATATTGAAGACCAGGAAAAAATAATCCTTGAAATCGCAATAAAAACAGCCGAGCGAATTTTAGGAACAAAGCTTGAAAATGATGAAGAGCAATTTTTAACAATCGTGAAAAAGGGCTTGAAAGAAGTTAGGGAAATGAAAGAGGTAAAACTGTACGTGTCAATTGATCACTATGATTTCATTTCTTCCAATCGTGATGAGTTAGTCTCGATATTCCCACCTGAAGTTCCTTTTCTCATATTTGCCAATGACGATTTTGACGTGAATGACTGCATCATTGAAACGAATCAGGGACGGGTTGTAGTGAGTGTGGATGAACAATTGAACATGCTTAAAGAACAATTATTTGACTTAATGGAAAGTGGTGACTGA
- the topA gene encoding type I DNA topoisomerase, with product MADYLVIVESPAKAKTIERYLGKKYKVRASIGHLRDLPRSQMGVDTENNYEPKYITIRGKGPILQELKKDAKKSKKIFLAADPDREGEAIAWHLAHQLGIDIDSDCRVVFNEITKDAIKESFKNPRPIDMNRVDAQQARRVLDRLVGYNISPILWKKVKKGLSAGRVQSVALRLIIDRENEIKAFVPEEYWSIVGEFTKNGKKFEATFYGDATKKLKLENKEQVDKILSKMSGNDFEVVNLVKKERKRNAAPPFTTSSLQQEAARKLNFRARKTMMLAQQLYEGINTGKEGIVGLITYMRTDSTRVSEGAKAEAASFIETMYGKEFIATTKTKTKESANSQDAHEAVRPTSVMRPPEAMKAFLSRDQLRLYKLIWERFVASQMAPAVLDTITADLMNGEVKFRATGSEVKFPGFMKVYIEGNDDQKEEKDRILPPLEEGELIKGEDIDPKQHFTQPPPRYSEARLVKTLEELGIGRPSTYAPTLDTIQKRGYVTLDAKRFVPTELGEIVHQAMYQYFPDIINVEFTADMEKNLDGVEEGEVQWKQVIDEFYKEFEKHLKVAEEEMEKIEIKDEPAGEDCEKCGSPMVFKMGRYGKFMACSNFPDCRNTKAIIKPIGVTCPSCKEGQVVERKSKTKRIFFGCDRYPDCEYVSWDKPIARPCPKCQSTLVEKRLKKGVQIQCTECDYKEDAQE from the coding sequence ATGGCAGATTATTTAGTAATTGTTGAATCCCCTGCAAAGGCGAAGACAATCGAGCGTTATTTAGGAAAAAAGTATAAAGTACGTGCATCAATCGGTCATTTAAGGGATTTGCCACGCAGTCAAATGGGTGTGGATACCGAAAATAATTATGAACCGAAATATATTACAATACGTGGAAAAGGCCCGATTCTCCAAGAATTGAAAAAAGATGCAAAAAAATCGAAGAAAATATTCCTCGCAGCTGACCCCGACAGGGAGGGGGAGGCAATTGCTTGGCATTTGGCCCACCAATTGGGGATTGACATCGATTCAGACTGTCGTGTAGTGTTCAATGAAATTACGAAGGATGCTATTAAAGAATCTTTCAAAAACCCAAGACCGATAGACATGAATCGCGTAGATGCTCAACAGGCAAGAAGGGTTTTGGACAGACTTGTAGGCTATAATATTAGCCCGATTCTGTGGAAGAAAGTTAAAAAAGGTTTATCTGCCGGAAGAGTGCAATCAGTGGCATTGCGATTGATAATTGATCGGGAAAATGAAATAAAGGCATTTGTGCCAGAGGAATACTGGAGCATAGTTGGAGAATTTACTAAGAACGGAAAGAAATTCGAGGCAACATTTTACGGCGATGCAACAAAAAAATTAAAACTCGAAAACAAGGAACAGGTCGATAAGATCCTATCAAAAATGTCGGGTAATGATTTCGAAGTCGTCAATCTTGTTAAAAAGGAAAGAAAAAGGAATGCTGCACCACCGTTCACAACTTCTTCTCTCCAACAGGAAGCGGCTCGCAAGTTGAATTTCAGAGCACGTAAGACTATGATGCTCGCTCAACAGTTGTATGAGGGGATCAATACTGGGAAAGAAGGCATTGTAGGTCTGATCACGTATATGAGAACAGACTCGACGCGTGTTTCAGAAGGGGCTAAAGCTGAGGCAGCTTCTTTTATCGAAACAATGTATGGGAAAGAATTCATTGCCACTACAAAGACGAAGACTAAGGAATCCGCGAATTCACAAGATGCTCATGAAGCTGTGAGACCGACATCAGTTATGAGGCCGCCTGAGGCGATGAAAGCGTTTTTATCACGTGACCAACTAAGATTATACAAGTTGATATGGGAACGTTTTGTAGCAAGTCAGATGGCACCTGCTGTACTTGATACGATTACAGCTGATCTGATGAACGGAGAAGTGAAGTTCAGAGCGACAGGTTCTGAGGTTAAATTCCCGGGATTCATGAAAGTCTATATCGAAGGCAATGATGATCAGAAAGAAGAAAAGGATCGGATATTGCCTCCGCTTGAAGAAGGCGAGCTAATTAAAGGCGAAGACATCGATCCGAAGCAGCATTTCACGCAACCACCTCCGCGGTATTCTGAAGCGAGACTTGTTAAGACCCTTGAAGAGCTTGGAATTGGTAGACCGTCGACATATGCACCCACACTTGATACGATTCAAAAACGCGGTTATGTGACACTAGATGCCAAGCGTTTTGTACCGACAGAGCTTGGTGAAATTGTTCATCAAGCCATGTACCAATACTTCCCAGACATCATAAACGTTGAGTTCACTGCGGATATGGAGAAGAATTTAGATGGTGTCGAAGAAGGCGAAGTTCAGTGGAAGCAAGTCATAGATGAATTTTATAAGGAATTTGAAAAGCATCTTAAAGTAGCGGAAGAGGAAATGGAAAAAATTGAAATCAAAGATGAACCTGCTGGAGAAGACTGTGAAAAATGTGGTTCACCAATGGTTTTCAAAATGGGACGTTACGGTAAATTTATGGCTTGCTCGAACTTTCCGGATTGTAGAAATACAAAAGCAATCATTAAGCCAATCGGTGTCACTTGTCCATCTTGTAAAGAGGGTCAAGTTGTCGAAAGAAAGAGTAAAACAAAAAGGATATTCTTTGGATGTGACCGGTATCCAGACTGTGAATACGTTTCTTGGGATAAACCGATAGCGAGGCCGTGTCCTAAGTGTCAAAGTACCCTAGTCGAAAAACGGCTTAAAAAGGGCGTTCAAATTCAATGTACTGAATGTGATTACAAAGAGGATGCTCAAGAGTGA
- the hslU gene encoding ATP-dependent protease ATPase subunit HslU: MNKKKELTPRELTAFLDRYIVGQDAAKKAVAVAMRNRYRRSLLTDEEKSEIIPKNILMIGPTGVGKTEIARRIAKLVNAPFVKVEATKFTEVGYVGRDVESMVRDLTEVGVRIVREEMRESVKGQAEKLAEERLVELLVPERKRKGTMQNPFEMLFGQKTDEDEKDSVEQAEIGRKRSEISRRLAAGELEEEIITVEISSQQPSMFDALQGSGMEQMGASMQDAFSSLMPKKMVKRKMKVRDARNILQAEEADKLIDNDEIARKAVEAVEQHGIIFIDEMDKIASRGNSGGSSADVSREGVQRDILPIVEGSTVTTKYGPVKTDFILFIAAGAFHMSKPSDIIPELQGRFPIRVELDKLTKDDFFRILKEPDFSLITQYQKLLATENVNIEFTEDAIERIAEIACDVNDNTENIGARRLHTILEKLLEELSYEAADIGPTTIKITLAYVDEKLKSIIKNKDLSHFIL; the protein is encoded by the coding sequence ATGAATAAAAAAAAGGAATTGACACCACGTGAACTCACCGCATTTCTTGATCGCTATATTGTTGGCCAAGATGCAGCTAAAAAAGCTGTTGCAGTTGCAATGCGGAATCGATATCGAAGAAGTCTTTTGACAGATGAAGAGAAAAGCGAAATTATTCCGAAAAACATTTTGATGATTGGACCTACTGGAGTAGGGAAGACTGAAATTGCAAGAAGGATTGCTAAATTAGTAAATGCTCCTTTTGTCAAAGTCGAGGCAACTAAGTTTACAGAAGTCGGATATGTCGGCAGGGATGTCGAATCGATGGTGAGGGATCTGACTGAAGTTGGTGTCAGAATTGTCCGGGAAGAAATGCGGGAATCAGTGAAGGGGCAGGCTGAAAAGCTTGCAGAAGAGCGTCTTGTCGAATTGTTAGTCCCGGAACGGAAGCGTAAAGGGACTATGCAAAATCCTTTTGAAATGCTTTTCGGTCAAAAGACTGATGAAGATGAGAAGGATTCAGTGGAGCAAGCTGAAATTGGTAGAAAACGCTCTGAAATCTCACGTAGGCTTGCTGCAGGGGAGTTAGAAGAGGAAATCATTACCGTTGAAATCTCTTCCCAACAACCTTCAATGTTTGATGCGCTACAAGGTTCGGGAATGGAACAAATGGGGGCGAGTATGCAAGATGCATTCTCCTCACTAATGCCGAAAAAAATGGTCAAACGAAAAATGAAGGTGAGGGATGCAAGGAATATCCTTCAAGCAGAAGAAGCCGATAAACTAATTGATAATGATGAAATCGCTAGAAAAGCTGTAGAAGCTGTCGAACAACATGGTATTATCTTCATCGATGAAATGGATAAAATAGCAAGTCGTGGCAATAGTGGCGGATCTTCTGCAGATGTTTCAAGAGAAGGTGTACAAAGAGACATTCTTCCGATTGTGGAAGGCTCAACCGTTACAACAAAATATGGTCCTGTTAAAACGGATTTCATTCTGTTTATCGCAGCAGGGGCTTTTCATATGTCTAAACCATCGGATATTATTCCGGAGCTTCAGGGGCGGTTCCCGATTCGGGTAGAGCTTGATAAACTGACAAAGGATGATTTTTTCAGGATATTAAAAGAACCTGATTTTTCCTTGATTACTCAGTATCAAAAACTATTGGCAACAGAGAACGTCAATATTGAATTTACAGAGGATGCTATTGAGCGTATCGCTGAAATTGCATGTGATGTGAATGATAACACTGAAAATATCGGTGCTCGTCGACTGCATACCATTCTGGAAAAATTACTTGAGGAACTTTCCTATGAAGCGGCTGACATTGGCCCGACCACTATTAAAATAACGTTGGCATATGTCGATGAAAAGTTGAAAAGTATCATAAAAAACAAAGATTTGTCACATTTTATCCTTTAA
- the fliE gene encoding flagellar hook-basal body complex protein FliE, which produces MPIQSLTGINNAAGMIKVNQSLKPTPYEAQQSFGAYLKDAIQDVNSKQIKSDELTQKLILGENVDLHNVMIAAQKASIALNATMEVRNKVVEAYQEIIRMPV; this is translated from the coding sequence ATGCCAATACAATCATTAACCGGTATTAACAATGCCGCAGGAATGATAAAGGTAAATCAAAGCCTGAAGCCAACACCATACGAAGCGCAACAAAGCTTTGGTGCATACCTTAAAGACGCTATTCAAGATGTGAACAGCAAACAAATTAAATCTGACGAACTAACCCAGAAACTTATATTGGGTGAAAATGTTGATTTACATAATGTTATGATTGCCGCACAGAAAGCTTCAATAGCATTGAATGCTACGATGGAAGTGCGTAATAAAGTAGTGGAAGCTTATCAGGAAATCATTCGGATGCCTGTTTAA
- the flgC gene encoding flagellar basal body rod protein FlgC → MSIFQSLNTSASALTAQRLRMDVISSNMANVETTRGKLVNGEWQPYRRKTVSFKPVDGQFSSMLNRAMGNSKVTAGDGVTVSSIKEDMETPFKLVFDPTHVDANEDGYVQMPNVDPLREMIDLMSATRSYEANITVLNANKSMLMKALEIGK, encoded by the coding sequence ATGTCGATTTTCCAAAGTTTAAATACTTCCGCTTCAGCCCTGACCGCACAACGATTAAGAATGGACGTTATTTCCTCGAATATGGCTAATGTTGAAACGACAAGAGGGAAATTGGTCAATGGTGAATGGCAGCCATACCGGAGAAAAACAGTAAGCTTCAAACCGGTTGATGGACAATTTTCCTCAATGTTAAACAGAGCAATGGGAAATAGTAAGGTGACTGCGGGCGACGGAGTAACAGTATCCTCGATTAAGGAAGATATGGAGACCCCATTTAAATTAGTATTTGATCCAACACACGTAGATGCGAATGAAGACGGCTATGTTCAAATGCCAAATGTCGATCCGTTAAGGGAAATGATTGACCTTATGTCGGCGACAAGATCCTATGAAGCCAATATTACCGTATTGAATGCCAATAAATCTATGCTAATGAAAGCCCTTGAAATAGGTAAATGA
- the fliG gene encoding flagellar motor switch protein FliG, whose amino-acid sequence MVRKDKEMTGKQKAALLLISLGPEVSASVYKHLTEEEIEMLTLEISGVKKVDSTVKEEIIEEFNNIVLAQDYISQGGIGYAKTVLEKALGKEHALSIINRLTTSLQVRPFDFARKADPSQVLNFIQNEHPQTIALILSYLEAEQAGTILSSLPQEMQADIAKRIATMDSTSPEVISEIESVLERKLSSTVTQDYTETGGIDAVVQVLNGVDRATEKTIMDALEIQDPELAEEIRKRMFVFEDIVTLDNRSIQRIVRECENADLVLSLRVSSEEVREVLFKNMSQRMADSFKDEMEVMGPVRLRDVEEAQARIVSIIRRLEESGEIIVARGGGDDIIV is encoded by the coding sequence ATGGTTAGGAAAGATAAAGAAATGACCGGTAAACAAAAAGCGGCACTTCTTCTCATTTCGCTTGGACCGGAAGTCTCAGCGTCCGTCTATAAGCATTTGACGGAAGAAGAGATTGAAATGCTGACCCTTGAAATTTCCGGAGTGAAAAAAGTAGATTCGACCGTAAAGGAAGAAATCATTGAGGAATTCAATAATATAGTACTCGCCCAAGATTATATTTCCCAAGGTGGAATTGGTTACGCTAAGACTGTGTTGGAAAAGGCATTAGGAAAAGAGCATGCCTTATCCATCATCAATCGTTTAACGACGTCTTTGCAAGTGAGACCGTTTGACTTTGCGCGAAAAGCAGATCCGTCACAGGTGCTGAACTTCATCCAAAATGAACATCCGCAGACGATTGCGCTAATACTTTCTTACTTGGAGGCTGAGCAAGCTGGAACCATCTTATCATCACTTCCACAGGAAATGCAGGCAGATATTGCTAAAAGAATTGCGACTATGGATTCAACTTCCCCAGAAGTGATTAGTGAGATTGAGTCTGTACTTGAAAGGAAACTTTCTTCTACAGTTACTCAAGATTACACTGAGACTGGCGGAATTGATGCTGTGGTCCAAGTATTGAATGGCGTCGACAGGGCGACGGAAAAAACAATAATGGATGCCTTAGAGATCCAGGACCCAGAACTTGCTGAAGAAATACGGAAAAGAATGTTCGTCTTTGAAGATATTGTCACATTGGATAATCGTTCGATTCAACGCATCGTCCGTGAATGTGAAAACGCGGACCTTGTCCTGTCTTTACGTGTTTCAAGTGAAGAAGTGCGAGAGGTACTATTCAAAAATATGTCTCAGCGTATGGCCGATTCATTTAAAGATGAAATGGAAGTAATGGGGCCAGTACGTCTTCGAGATGTAGAGGAAGCGCAAGCCCGGATTGTTTCTATTATCCGTAGATTAGAGGAATCTGGTGAAATCATAGTTGCCCGCGGTGGAGGAGATGACATCATTGTCTAA
- the hslV gene encoding ATP-dependent protease subunit HslV yields the protein MMEFHATTIFAVRHNGVCAMSGDGQVTMGESVVMKNTAKKVRRLFGGKILAGFAGSVADAFTLFELFEGKLGEFNGNLERAAVEVAKEWRGDRILRKLEALLLVADKDRLLLVSGTGEVIEPDDGILAIGSGGNYALAAGRALKKYSGDSLTAEEIARAALETAAEICVYTNDRIIVEVLK from the coding sequence CTGATGGAATTTCATGCTACCACGATATTTGCTGTAAGGCATAATGGTGTTTGTGCAATGTCGGGTGACGGGCAAGTGACGATGGGGGAATCCGTTGTCATGAAGAATACTGCGAAAAAGGTAAGAAGACTTTTTGGAGGCAAAATTCTTGCAGGCTTTGCAGGTTCGGTAGCCGATGCCTTTACCCTTTTTGAACTTTTTGAAGGTAAATTGGGTGAGTTTAATGGTAACCTTGAACGTGCGGCTGTTGAAGTTGCCAAAGAATGGCGGGGAGATCGTATCCTACGAAAATTGGAAGCATTGCTTTTAGTTGCGGATAAGGATAGGCTATTACTTGTTTCGGGTACAGGTGAAGTTATTGAACCGGATGATGGTATCCTTGCTATTGGGTCCGGTGGAAACTATGCGTTAGCTGCAGGACGTGCGTTGAAAAAGTATAGTGGCGATTCACTTACTGCTGAAGAGATTGCAAGGGCGGCCCTTGAAACTGCCGCTGAAATATGTGTCTACACAAATGATCGAATTATTGTGGAGGTACTAAAATGA